One region of Salvia miltiorrhiza cultivar Shanhuang (shh) chromosome 3, IMPLAD_Smil_shh, whole genome shotgun sequence genomic DNA includes:
- the LOC131015816 gene encoding AT-hook motif nuclear-localized protein 9-like, translated as MDGREAMALQGSASYYLHRGGIGGSGGSGPGHTVHGGGGGGGGSAAAQPGVIHSSPAFKNLANTSVHVQQQNAGGGGGGGAAAAASSSSFHVENPSQHFSHGRSITVALPGGEPVQKKKRGRPRKYAPDGANMGLGLSPMSAPKPSSALVVSPGEKARRGRPPGTGWKQKLAPLGEWMNNSAGLAFTPHVLHVGAGEDVAAKILAFAQQRPRALCIMSANGSVSAVTLRQPTTSNSTVTYEGRFEILCLSGSYLVAENGGPRNRTGGISISVCSPDGHIIGGAIGGRLVAANPVQVVACSFVYGGTKPKSKVESAAEDEKHLLEKSAEKSLTPITAASSQSYTPNSGTSVWPPVARAEVKNSQTDIDLMRG; from the exons ATGGATGGGAGAGAAGCCATGGCATTACAAGGGTCAGCATCATACTACCTTCATAGAGGGGGAATTGGTGGATCTGGTGGTTCAGGGCCTGGCCATACTGTTCATGGCGGTGGCGGGGGCGGGGGTGGCTCCGCTGCTGCTCAGCCAGGTGTAATACACTCCTCCCCTGCTTTCAAGAATCTTGCAAATACCAGCGTTCATGTGCAGCAGCAAAATGCAGGGGGtgggggtggtggtggtgctgctgctgctgcgagcAGTTCCTCATTCCATGTTGAGAACCCATCACAGCATTTCTCTCACGGCAGAAGCATCACGGTTGCATTACCGGGTGGCGAGCCTGtgcagaagaagaagaggggTAGGCCGAGGAAGTATGCTCCTGATGGAGCTAACATGGGCTTAGGATTATCCCCCATGTCTGCACCTAAGCCTTCTTCCGCTTTGGTGGTCAGCCCCGGGGAAAAGGCGAGACGAGGCCGACCTCCCGGGACTGGATGGAAGCAGAAGCTTGCTCCCCTTG GTGAGTGGATGAACAACTCAGCTGGATTAGCCTTTACACCTCATGTCTTGCATGTCGGCGCTGGTGAG GATGTTGCAGCAAAAATTCTGGCATTTGCACAACAGAGGCCAAGAGCTCTATGCATTATGTCTGCTAACGGATCAGTTTCTGCAGTTACACTCCGGCAACCTACAACTTCTAATAGCACTGTTACTTATGAG GGCCGTTTCGAGATACTTTGCTTATCTGGGTCTTACTTGGTTGCTGAAAATGGCGGTCCTCGCAATCGTACTGGTGGAATAAGCATTTCAGTTTGCAGTCCTGATGGACACATCATTGGGGGTGCGATAGGTGGTAGACTCGTAGCAGCAAACCCTGTACAG GTTGTTGCATGCAGTTTCGTTTATGGTGGCACTAAGCCAAAGAGCAAGGTCGAGTCAGCTGCTGAAGATGAAAAACATTTGCTAGAGAAATCTGCCGAGAAGTCCCTGACCCCGATAACTGCTGCTTCTAGTCAAAGCTATACACCTAACTCTGGAACAAGTGTTTGGCCGCCAGTTGCTCGGGCGGAGGTTAAAAATTCCCAGACGGATATTGACCTGATGCGCGGATGA